Proteins encoded in a region of the Anopheles ziemanni chromosome 2, idAnoZiCoDA_A2_x.2, whole genome shotgun sequence genome:
- the LOC131293954 gene encoding LOW QUALITY PROTEIN: uncharacterized protein LOC131293954 (The sequence of the model RefSeq protein was modified relative to this genomic sequence to represent the inferred CDS: substituted 1 base at 1 genomic stop codon) yields the protein MGESIKEYLERMDIFFEVNEVESGKKTVMLLTLGGASLYSLISKMVLPEKPSSVPYEKLVIKLKEQLEQKVNVVAERFNFRNCIQKNQSVAEYIVELKALAQTCEFKCCLVEALRDQLVAGVRDDGLRKRLLRETGLTFEGAESIARTWEAADEQNEAFTRKEKGGEKAAIRSAPKRSVVSKSHYYRGSGAPVKPSNDNNCHRCGRSHNPQTCPARTWQCFSCKNLKKYLLDTRYKPLSLQRKLNQILFKYRNSPCTVTKVTPSERVFCYVPHTVNPIKGNKRQMSTMEESRSQSKIVGNQVEYEEEESVFYRNHFKEHMRWIPAIVKKXISGIRYLISLNGIIRMVHKNQLRKTKNQMSSKDVIIPSKRVACKASPSASYPVGGTTHPSCFTSRRMPGQGVQPPLTWGTDAGSSRS from the exons ATGGGAGAAAGTATTAAGGAGTATTTGGAGAGGATGGATATCTTCTTCGAGGTAAATGAAGTTGAGTCCGGGAAGAAAACAGTGATGCTGTTAACGCTGGGAGGAGCATCACTGTACAGTTTGATCTCAAAAATGGTGCTACCGGAGAAACCAAGTTCAGTGCCGTACGAAAAGTTAGTGATCAAACTTAAAGAACAGTTGGAGCAGAAAGTGAACGTGGTAGCGGAGCGGTTCAACTTTAGGAACTGTATTCAAAAGAATCAATCAGTGGCGGAATATATAGTTGAACTAAAAGCGCTCGCACAAACATGTGAATTCAAGTGCTGTCTGGTGGAAGCGTTGCGTGATCAGCTGGTTGCGGGTGTTCGCGATGATGGCCTGAGAAAGCGGCTTCTGCGTGAGACTGGTCTCACGTTCGAAGGAGCAGAAAGCATCGCGAGAACGTGGGAAGCTGCGGACGAGCAGAACGAAGCTTTTACGAGGAAGGAGAAAGGAGGAGAAAAGGCGGCGATTAGGAGTGCGCCAAAAAGAAGCGTCGTTTCAAAATCTCACTACTACCGTGGAAGTGGTGCACCTGTAAAACCAAGTAATGATAATAATTGTCACAGATGCGGAAGATCGCACAACCCACAGACATGTCCTGCGCGTACGTGGCAGTGTTTTTCCTGCAAAAA CCTGAAGAAGTATCTATTGGATACAAGGTACAAACCACTAAGTCTTCAGAGGAAACTGAATCAAATATTGTTCAAGTATAGGAATAGTCCATGTACGGTAACTAAAGTCACACCTTCAGAAAGAGTGTTTTGTTACGTACCACATACAGTCAATCCTATAAAAGGAAATAAGAGACAAATGTCAACTATGGAagagtcaagaagtcagtctAAAATCGTAGGAAATCAAGTCGaatatgaagaagaagaatctgtATTTTACAGAAATCACTTTAAAGAGCACATGAGATGGATCCCTGCAATAGTCAAAAAGTAAATAAGCGGGATAAGATATTTAATCAGTCTGAATGGAATAATACGAATGGTACATAAGAACCAAttgagaaaaaccaaaaaccagaTGAGTTCAAAGGATGTCATAATACCATCAAAG AGGGTGGCTTGCAAGGCCTCTCCCTCCGCCTCCTATCCCGTCGGTGGAACAACGCATCCTAGCTGTTTCACGTCCCGTAGGATGCCAGGACAGGGTGTACAGCCGCCCCTAACATGGGGAACAGACGCTGGTTCGAGCCGCTCCTAA